The following are encoded in a window of Hemicordylus capensis ecotype Gifberg chromosome 12, rHemCap1.1.pri, whole genome shotgun sequence genomic DNA:
- the LOC128336030 gene encoding sedoheptulokinase-like, whose product MQMSPRAEGETGSTPAVLLGPSCVLGIDVGTTSVKTGLVSKTEHGPAVTQSCTKETRAQVENAPAGLLQVRLPAGVRVAVELAATGVPPPCRWRGQCQVPERRVTPPPRHPDSALQPHGPGCQWTERGTRPTFEPAEVSHLITWQDGHCSSDLLALLLPPRSHLSVATGFGCATIYWYMENRQLRQTQTVHKPSIYEMVKILPYVGSTKCILSRDGNGEGEYLYTTFQQKSPKRFT is encoded by the exons ATGCAGATGTCGCCCAGAGCCGAGGGGGAGACGGGTTCGACTCCTGCCGTGCTGCTGGGGCCCTCCTGCGTCCTGGGCATCGACGTGGGCACCACCTCGGTGAAAACTGGCCTTGTGAGCAAGACGGAGCACGGGCCAGCCGTGACCCAGAGCTGCACGAAGGAGACGCGGGCACAAGTGGAGAATGCGCCGGCGGGGCTTCTTCAGGTGAGGCTACCTGCTGGGGTCCGGGTGGCTGTGGAACTGGCTGCCACCggtgtccccccaccctgccgGTGGCGGGGTCAGTGCCAGGTTCCAGAAAGAAGAGTGACACCACCACCTCGCCACCCCGATAGCGCACTACAGCCCCATGGCCCAG GTTGCCAGTGGACAGAGCGTGGCACCCGCCCAACGTTTGAGCCAGCGGAAGTCAGTCACCTGATCACCTGGCAAGATGGCCACTGCAGCAGTGACCTCCTGGCCTTGCTCCTGCCGCCGCGCTCCCACCTCAGTGTGGCCACGGGATTTGGCTGTGCCACCATCTACTGGTACATGGAGAACAG GCAACTCAGACAGACACAAACGGTTCATAAACCCAGTATCTATGAAATGGTCAAGATCCTTCCATACGTCGGCTCCACAAAATGCATTCTGAGCAGAGACGGCAATGGCGaaggcgaatatttatataccacttttcaacaaaagtccccaaagcggtttacatga
- the EMC6 gene encoding ER membrane protein complex subunit 6 has product MAVVVAKREGPQFISEAAVRGNAAILDYCRTSVSALSGATAGILGLTGLNGFIFYFLASVVLSVLLVLKAGRRWNKYFKSRRPLFTGGLIGGLFTYILFWTFLYGMVHVY; this is encoded by the coding sequence atggctgtggtggtagcCAAGCGGGAAGGACCCCAGTTCATCAGCGAGGCAGCCGTCCGAGGCAATGCGGCCATTCTGGATTACTGCCGGACGTCGGTGTCTGCACTCTCGGGAGCGACCGCGGGGATTCTCGGCCTCACCGGCCTGAACGGCTTCATCTTCTACTTCCTGGCTTCCGTCGTGCTCTCGGTGCTTTTGGTGCTGAAAGCTGGCCGGCGGTGGAACAAATACTTTAAGTCCAGAAGGCCCCTTTTTACCGGGGGGCTGATCGGGGGGCTCTTCACGTACATCCTCTTCTGGACTTTCTTGTATGGCATGGTGCACGTGTACTAG